The Pseudomonas sp. G2-4 genome window below encodes:
- the nudC gene encoding NAD(+) diphosphatase → MISRWTTAVLDTDLPGGWAVARSPEGFLFDDNGALFPRDWLKRQDLSILAEHGIGHLDGEPVYLLELHSPLDIPGCNWKGLRAFMLEGDHTLYKVLGYAAQIGTWAREHRFCGSCGKRMGQIPLERAMYCDACDLRHYPRISPSMIVLITRGDEVLLARSPRFVTGVYSTLAGFAEPGESAEDCLIREVREEVSIEVKNIQYMGSQCWPFPHSMMLGFHAEYASGDIVPQEDEIEDAQWFNVHDLPPLPASRSIARYLIDLYVARRLGHAEPVLPG, encoded by the coding sequence ATGATTTCACGCTGGACCACCGCAGTACTCGATACCGATCTTCCTGGCGGCTGGGCCGTGGCCCGCAGCCCCGAAGGCTTTCTGTTCGACGACAACGGCGCGCTGTTCCCCCGCGATTGGCTCAAGCGCCAGGACTTGTCGATTCTCGCCGAACACGGCATCGGCCATCTGGATGGCGAGCCGGTCTACCTGCTGGAACTGCACAGTCCCTTGGACATCCCCGGTTGCAACTGGAAAGGCCTGCGGGCCTTCATGCTCGAGGGCGACCACACGCTGTACAAAGTGCTGGGCTACGCGGCGCAGATCGGCACTTGGGCCCGGGAGCATCGTTTCTGCGGCAGTTGCGGCAAGCGCATGGGCCAGATTCCGCTGGAGCGGGCGATGTACTGCGATGCCTGCGACTTACGGCATTACCCGCGGATTTCGCCGAGCATGATTGTGCTGATTACCCGCGGCGATGAAGTCCTGCTGGCCCGTTCGCCGCGTTTCGTCACAGGTGTCTACAGCACCCTGGCCGGCTTTGCCGAGCCGGGCGAGTCGGCGGAGGATTGCCTGATTCGCGAGGTGCGCGAAGAAGTCAGCATCGAGGTGAAGAACATCCAGTACATGGGCAGCCAGTGCTGGCCGTTCCCCCATTCGATGATGCTGGGCTTTCACGCCGAATACGCCAGTGGCGACATCGTGCCCCAGGAAGATGAAATCGAGGACGCGCAGTGGTTCAACGTCCACGACCTGCCGCCCCTGCCGGCCTCGCGTTCCATCGCCCGTTACCTGATCGACCTCTATGTGGCGCGGCGTCTAGGCCACGCTGAACCAGTGCTGCCAGGCTAG
- a CDS encoding DUF6555 family protein translates to MGGPSLYIIDYVLHGEPKSFIIRAELMNNSEAWHWASCDAGVGRIPKFGREKVKRVSKPLAEKYGITDVRWRASVAPSWIKESG, encoded by the coding sequence ATGGGCGGGCCATCGCTTTACATCATCGACTACGTGCTCCATGGCGAGCCCAAGTCATTCATCATTCGCGCTGAACTGATGAATAACTCCGAAGCTTGGCATTGGGCCAGTTGCGATGCGGGTGTCGGGCGCATACCCAAATTCGGGCGGGAAAAGGTCAAGCGGGTTTCAAAACCCCTGGCTGAAAAATACGGTATTACCGACGTGCGCTGGCGAGCGAGCGTCGCACCGTCCTGGATCAAGGAGTCCGGCTGA
- a CDS encoding TSUP family transporter, protein MPFELSVDLTTLAILAVVAFIAGFIDAIAGGGGLLTTPALLTAGLPPHLVLGTNKLSSTFGSATASFTFYKRKLFHPRQWTHAIVGTLVGALTGAVVAHYLPAEWLNKMLPVIVFACGLYLLFGGTPKAPLDSDAPIKKTWQSTQGFSLGFYDGVAGPGTGAFWTVSSLLLYPIDLVKASGVARSMNFVSNIAALSVFIFSGQVDWIIGLSMGLSVMVGAFFGARTAISGGAKFIRPVFITVVLGLTVRLAWQHWFSVA, encoded by the coding sequence ATGCCTTTTGAACTCAGCGTTGACCTCACCACCCTCGCTATCCTTGCCGTTGTCGCGTTCATTGCCGGTTTCATCGATGCCATTGCCGGAGGGGGCGGCCTGCTGACCACGCCCGCCCTGCTGACGGCCGGCCTGCCGCCCCATCTGGTCCTGGGCACCAACAAGCTCAGTTCGACCTTCGGCTCGGCCACGGCCAGCTTCACCTTCTACAAGCGCAAGCTGTTCCATCCCCGGCAATGGACCCACGCCATCGTTGGCACGCTGGTGGGTGCCCTGACTGGCGCAGTCGTCGCCCATTACTTGCCGGCCGAATGGCTGAACAAGATGCTGCCGGTGATCGTCTTCGCCTGCGGCCTCTACCTGCTGTTCGGTGGCACGCCCAAGGCGCCGCTGGACAGCGACGCACCGATCAAGAAGACCTGGCAATCGACCCAGGGCTTCAGCCTGGGTTTCTATGACGGCGTGGCCGGCCCAGGCACGGGTGCGTTCTGGACCGTCAGCAGCCTGCTGCTCTACCCCATCGACCTGGTCAAGGCCAGTGGCGTGGCCCGTAGCATGAACTTCGTCAGCAACATTGCGGCGCTGTCGGTGTTCATCTTTTCGGGGCAGGTGGATTGGATCATTGGCCTGAGCATGGGCCTGTCGGTGATGGTCGGCGCGTTCTTTGGTGCCCGCACCGCCATCAGCGGCGGTGCCAAGTTCATCCGGCCGGTGTTCATCACCGTGGTGCTGGGCCTGACCGTACGCCTAGCCTGGCAGCACTGGTTCAGCGTGGCCTAG
- a CDS encoding PLD nuclease N-terminal domain-containing protein: MSELASYFWIAVAVLLLLVDLWAIISVFRSDKSAGTKAGWALLLIILPVLGLIIWGVAGPRGIKEGPSSPEHSKG, translated from the coding sequence ATGTCTGAATTAGCCAGTTATTTCTGGATCGCTGTTGCGGTGCTTTTGCTGCTGGTGGATCTGTGGGCAATCATCAGCGTCTTTCGAAGCGACAAGTCGGCAGGGACCAAGGCCGGTTGGGCCTTGCTGCTGATAATCCTGCCCGTGTTGGGCTTGATCATCTGGGGGGTGGCCGGGCCTCGAGGCATCAAGGAAGGCCCGTCATCGCCGGAACACAGCAAGGGCTGA
- a CDS encoding efflux transporter outer membrane subunit, with product MTDRSLSNLASALITARGSRALSLALCVALLSACAIGPDYQRPPAAAPVQYKEAQGWRQANPSDALARGAWWELYGDAQLNGLVDQLNTSNQTVAQAEAQYRQARALVRSARGAFFPTVDLTVGKNRSSQGTGSSSSSLSSSSSGIRDTYSAQAGVSWEADVWGKLRRTLEADEASAQASFADLAAMRLSQQSELVQNYLQLRVIDEQKRLLQTTVDNYQRSLKMTENQYRAGVSGKDAVAQAQNQLKTTQGDLIDLIWQRAQFENAIAVLMGLPPAEFNLAETQDIPSLPQIPVALPSQLLERRPDIASAERSVMAANANIGVAKAAYYPDLTLSLSGGYSSSTYDNWVSVPNRFWSVGPQLAMTLFDGGQRSAEVDRSVAAYDQTVATYRQTVLDGFREVENYMIQLKVLEDEARVRQEALDAARESLRLTQNQYKAGLIAYLDVVTVQATALSNERSMLSLQQSRLIASVQLIAALGGGWDGQLKADE from the coding sequence ATGACCGATCGTTCGCTTTCCAACCTTGCCTCTGCGCTGATCACCGCTCGTGGTTCGCGGGCGCTGAGCCTGGCGTTGTGCGTGGCGCTGCTTAGCGCCTGCGCCATCGGCCCGGACTATCAGCGCCCGCCAGCCGCCGCACCGGTGCAGTACAAGGAGGCCCAGGGCTGGCGCCAGGCCAACCCCAGTGACGCCTTGGCCCGTGGTGCCTGGTGGGAACTGTACGGTGATGCGCAGCTCAATGGCCTGGTCGACCAGCTCAACACCTCCAACCAGACCGTGGCCCAGGCCGAAGCCCAGTACCGTCAGGCCCGGGCGCTGGTGCGCAGTGCCCGGGGCGCCTTCTTCCCAACGGTGGACCTGACCGTCGGCAAGAACCGCTCCAGCCAGGGCACCGGCAGCAGCAGTTCGAGCCTGAGCAGTTCCTCCAGCGGCATTCGCGACACCTACAGTGCCCAGGCGGGTGTCAGTTGGGAGGCGGACGTCTGGGGCAAGCTGCGTCGAACCCTGGAAGCCGATGAGGCCAGCGCGCAAGCGAGTTTCGCCGACCTGGCCGCGATGCGCCTGAGCCAGCAATCGGAGCTGGTGCAGAACTACCTGCAATTACGGGTGATCGATGAACAGAAGCGCCTGTTGCAGACCACCGTGGACAACTATCAGCGTTCGCTGAAGATGACCGAAAACCAGTACCGCGCGGGTGTGTCCGGCAAGGATGCGGTGGCCCAGGCCCAAAACCAGCTCAAGACCACCCAGGGCGACCTGATCGACCTGATCTGGCAGCGGGCCCAGTTCGAAAACGCTATCGCCGTGCTGATGGGCCTGCCGCCGGCCGAGTTCAACCTGGCTGAAACCCAGGACATCCCGTCGCTGCCGCAGATCCCGGTGGCGCTGCCGTCGCAACTGCTCGAACGCCGGCCGGACATCGCCTCGGCGGAACGCTCGGTGATGGCCGCCAATGCCAACATCGGTGTGGCCAAGGCCGCTTATTACCCGGACTTGACCCTGAGCCTGAGCGGCGGCTACAGCAGCAGTACCTACGATAATTGGGTCAGCGTGCCGAACCGCTTCTGGTCGGTGGGGCCGCAACTGGCGATGACGCTGTTCGATGGCGGCCAGCGTTCGGCGGAAGTCGACCGCTCTGTCGCCGCCTACGACCAGACCGTCGCCACCTATCGCCAGACCGTGCTCGACGGTTTTCGCGAGGTGGAAAACTACATGATCCAGCTCAAGGTGCTGGAAGACGAAGCCCGCGTGCGCCAGGAAGCTCTCGATGCCGCTCGTGAGTCCCTGCGCCTGACCCAGAATCAGTACAAGGCCGGGTTGATTGCTTACCTCGATGTGGTCACGGTCCAGGCCACCGCCCTGAGCAACGAACGCAGCATGCTGAGCTTGCAACAGAGCCGATTGATTGCCAGCGTGCAGTTGATAGCGGCGCTGGGCGGTGGTTGGGATGGGCAGCTAAAGGCGGATGAATAA
- a CDS encoding NUDIX domain-containing protein has translation MKIRATVICEENRHILLVRKAKSRWALPGGSVERGETHAGAAIRELAEETGLDVENLLYLMRIHDGETEHHVFEASVSDSTAARPQNEISDCLWHPLDAIAQLQMKRGTREILEAFRRRL, from the coding sequence ATGAAAATTCGAGCGACCGTCATCTGCGAGGAGAATCGCCATATCCTCCTGGTTCGCAAAGCCAAGAGCCGCTGGGCATTACCTGGCGGTTCCGTTGAGCGCGGTGAAACCCACGCCGGAGCAGCCATTAGAGAACTGGCGGAAGAAACCGGCCTGGACGTCGAAAATCTGCTCTACCTGATGCGAATCCATGACGGTGAAACCGAACACCACGTATTCGAAGCCTCGGTCAGCGACTCAACGGCGGCCAGGCCACAGAATGAAATCAGCGATTGCCTTTGGCATCCACTGGACGCCATTGCGCAGCTGCAGATGAAAAGAGGGACGCGGGAGATTCTTGAGGCGTTTCGGCGGCGGTTGTGA
- a CDS encoding efflux RND transporter permease subunit — translation MNLSGPFIRRPVATMLLSFAIMLLGGVCFGLLPVSPLPQMDFPVIVVQANLPGASPEVMASTVATPLERSFGAIAGVNTMSSRSSQGSTRVILQFDLDRDINGAAREVQAAINASRNLLPSGMRSMPTYKKVNPSQAPIMVLSLTSDVLEKGQLYDLASTILSQSLSQVSGVGEVQIGGSSLPAVRIELEPQLLNQYGVALDDVRTAIADSNVRRPKGSVEDDQRMWQVQANDQLEKAKDYETLIIRYQDGSVLRLKDVAKVTDSVEDRYNSGFFNNDAAVLLVINRQAGANIIETVNEIKAQLPALQAVLPASVKLNLAMDRSPVIKATLHEAEMTLLIAVALVVLVVFLFLGNFRASLIPTLAVPVSLVGTFAVMYLYGFSLNNLSLMALILATGLVVDDAIVVLENISRHIDEGVPPMKAAYLGAEEVGFTLLSMNVSLVAVFLSILFMGGIIESLFREFSITLAASIVVSLVVSLTLTPMLCARWLKPHVPGQENRLQRWSQDLNERMVRGYATSLDWVLRHRRLTLLSLLVTIGVNVALYVVVPKTFMPQQDTGQLIGFVRGDDGLSFNVMQPKMEIFRRAVLKDEAVESVAGFIGGNNGTNNAFMLVRLKPIKERGISAQKVIERLRKEMPKVPGGQLMLMADQDLQFGGGREQTTSQYSYILQSGDLASLRTWYPKVVAAFRALPELTAIDARDGGGAQQVTLVVDRDQAKRLGIDMDMVTAVLNNAYSQRQISTIYDSLNQYQVVMEVNPKYAQDPKTLEQVQVITADGARVPLSAIAHYENSLEDDRVSHEGQFASEGISFDMTEGVTVEQGTAAIERAIAKLGLPEDVIAKMAGTADAFAATQKSQPFMILGALLAVYLVLGVLYESYIHPLTILSTLPSAGVGALLSIYALGGEFSLISLLGLFLLIGVVKKNAILMIDLALQLERGGQTPLESIRSACLLRLRPILMTTVAAILGALPLLLGAAEGSEMRQPLGLTIIGGLVFSQVLTLYTTPVVYLYLDNLRHRFNRWRGVRTDAALETPL, via the coding sequence ATGAACCTCTCCGGCCCCTTCATCCGCCGCCCCGTAGCAACCATGCTCCTGAGCTTCGCCATCATGCTGCTCGGCGGCGTGTGCTTCGGCCTGCTGCCGGTTTCACCGCTGCCGCAGATGGATTTCCCGGTGATCGTGGTCCAGGCCAACTTGCCAGGGGCCAGCCCCGAGGTGATGGCTTCGACGGTGGCGACCCCGCTGGAACGCTCCTTCGGCGCCATCGCCGGGGTCAACACCATGAGCAGTCGCTCCAGCCAGGGTTCTACCCGCGTCATCCTGCAGTTTGACCTGGACCGTGATATCAACGGCGCTGCCCGGGAAGTGCAGGCCGCCATCAATGCCTCGCGCAACCTTTTGCCCAGCGGCATGCGCAGCATGCCCACCTACAAGAAGGTCAACCCGTCCCAGGCGCCGATCATGGTGCTGTCGCTGACCTCGGATGTGTTGGAAAAAGGCCAGCTTTACGACCTGGCTTCCACCATCCTGTCCCAGAGCCTGTCCCAGGTCTCGGGTGTCGGCGAGGTGCAGATCGGCGGCAGTTCCCTGCCAGCGGTACGCATCGAGCTGGAACCGCAATTGCTCAACCAATACGGCGTGGCACTGGACGATGTGCGCACCGCCATTGCTGACAGCAACGTACGCCGGCCCAAGGGTTCGGTGGAAGACGACCAGCGCATGTGGCAGGTCCAGGCCAACGACCAGCTGGAGAAAGCCAAGGATTACGAAACCCTCATCATCCGTTACCAGGACGGCTCGGTGCTGCGGCTCAAGGACGTGGCGAAGGTCACCGACAGCGTCGAGGACCGCTACAACAGCGGCTTCTTCAATAACGATGCGGCCGTGTTGCTGGTGATCAACCGCCAGGCCGGGGCCAATATCATCGAGACGGTCAACGAGATCAAGGCCCAGTTGCCAGCGTTGCAGGCTGTACTGCCGGCCAGCGTCAAGCTGAACCTGGCCATGGATCGCTCGCCAGTGATCAAGGCCACCTTGCACGAAGCGGAAATGACCCTGCTGATTGCCGTGGCCCTGGTGGTGCTGGTGGTGTTCCTGTTCCTCGGCAACTTCCGCGCTTCGCTGATCCCGACCCTGGCGGTGCCGGTGTCGCTGGTGGGCACCTTCGCGGTGATGTACCTCTACGGCTTTTCCCTGAATAACCTCTCGTTGATGGCGCTGATCCTCGCCACCGGTTTGGTGGTGGATGATGCCATCGTGGTGCTGGAGAACATCTCCCGGCACATCGACGAAGGCGTACCGCCGATGAAGGCGGCTTACCTGGGCGCCGAAGAGGTGGGCTTTACGTTGCTGTCGATGAACGTCTCGCTGGTGGCGGTGTTCCTGTCGATCCTGTTCATGGGCGGGATCATCGAGAGCCTGTTCCGGGAATTTTCCATCACCCTGGCGGCGTCCATCGTGGTCTCGCTGGTGGTCTCGCTGACCCTCACGCCAATGCTCTGCGCCCGTTGGCTCAAGCCCCACGTGCCTGGGCAGGAGAACCGCTTGCAGCGCTGGAGCCAGGATCTCAACGAGCGGATGGTTCGTGGTTATGCCACCAGCCTGGATTGGGTGCTGCGCCATCGGCGCCTGACCTTGCTGAGCCTGTTGGTGACCATCGGGGTGAACGTCGCGTTGTACGTGGTGGTGCCGAAAACCTTCATGCCGCAGCAGGACACCGGCCAACTGATCGGTTTCGTGCGCGGCGACGATGGGCTGTCGTTCAACGTGATGCAACCGAAGATGGAAATCTTCCGCCGCGCCGTGCTCAAGGATGAGGCGGTGGAGAGCGTCGCCGGCTTCATCGGTGGCAACAACGGCACCAACAACGCCTTCATGCTGGTGCGCCTCAAACCGATCAAGGAGCGCGGGATTTCCGCGCAGAAAGTCATTGAACGCCTGCGCAAGGAAATGCCCAAGGTCCCCGGTGGCCAACTGATGCTCATGGCCGATCAGGACCTGCAGTTTGGCGGTGGCCGCGAGCAGACCACTTCGCAATATTCCTACATCCTCCAGAGCGGCGACCTGGCCTCCCTGCGCACGTGGTATCCCAAGGTGGTGGCCGCCTTCCGTGCCTTGCCGGAACTGACCGCCATCGACGCCCGTGACGGTGGCGGCGCCCAGCAGGTGACGCTGGTGGTGGACCGCGACCAGGCCAAGCGCCTGGGCATCGACATGGATATGGTCACCGCCGTGCTGAACAACGCCTACAGTCAGCGGCAGATTTCCACCATCTACGATAGCCTCAACCAATATCAGGTGGTGATGGAGGTCAACCCCAAGTATGCCCAGGACCCCAAGACCCTCGAACAGGTCCAGGTGATTACCGCCGACGGGGCGCGGGTGCCGCTGTCGGCCATTGCCCATTATGAAAACAGCCTGGAGGACGACCGGGTCAGCCATGAGGGCCAGTTCGCTTCCGAGGGCATCTCCTTCGACATGACCGAAGGCGTGACGGTGGAGCAGGGCACCGCCGCCATCGAACGGGCCATCGCCAAGCTCGGCTTGCCCGAGGATGTCATCGCCAAAATGGCCGGTACCGCCGATGCGTTCGCCGCCACCCAGAAGAGCCAGCCGTTCATGATCCTCGGGGCATTGCTGGCGGTGTACCTGGTGCTCGGTGTGCTGTACGAAAGCTACATTCATCCGCTGACCATCCTGTCCACCTTGCCGTCGGCCGGGGTCGGTGCGTTGCTGTCGATCTACGCGCTGGGCGGTGAGTTCAGCCTGATTTCCCTGTTGGGGTTGTTCCTGTTGATTGGCGTGGTGAAGAAAAACGCGATCCTGATGATCGACCTGGCGCTACAACTGGAGCGTGGCGGCCAAACGCCGTTGGAATCGATCCGCAGCGCCTGCCTGCTGCGACTGCGGCCGATCCTGATGACGACCGTGGCGGCGATCCTTGGCGCCTTGCCGCTATTGCTGGGCGCCGCCGAAGGTTCGGAAATGCGCCAGCCGCTGGGCCTGACCATCATCGGCGGGCTGGTGTTCAGCCAGGTCCTGACCCTTTACACCACCCCGGTGGTTTACCTTTATCTTGACAACCTGCGCCATCGCTTCAACCGCTGGCGCGGCGTGCGCACTGATGCTGCCCTGGAAACTCCGCTATGA
- a CDS encoding DAHL domain-containing protein — protein MTTIIKKYKWPALLAVALVAFSALIFFLIKSYTYDSSTYFESRDFIRQLKQSDANWNVKILRKKIGVSNNLSLVPPPAAADRWLQLEQLNNSGPLAALWASRRQGYVDAVKNKTALVDQFQQHNANLRTALDALPITEDNIQTLLKEMTFESPAERQTAASSVLELTLTTLEYALYVTSDKAREAQRQLSELEQYIDQLPTTSRPLFITLTQHVKSIIEEQPVVNDLLDRISVIPVAQELDNINELLNETQRRTAATDRQYHSYLAVCASLMAFFMIYLAVRLVRSYAVINQINHELQSSNERLEERVQERTRELKEAERELMDAARMAGMAEIATNVLHNVGNVLNSVNISADLVTRKLRSSKTLGLGKAVKMMNEHADDLGRFITQDEKGRLLPRYFNELVDSIAAEQTLLIEELAQLTKSIDHIKEIVTTQQTYAGAARLIEELNVSDLFEDALRMNSGALSRHHVTVIKDYQDIPPIRGDKHRLLLILINLISNAKFAMSHVSGHPREMTLGIRTLDQTTLCLSVQDRGEGIAPDNLARIFNHGFTTRKDGHGFGLHSCALAAVEMNGRLHVHSDGPGHGAQFTLEIPLELARP, from the coding sequence GTGACGACCATTATCAAAAAATATAAATGGCCCGCCTTATTGGCTGTTGCGCTTGTTGCCTTTTCCGCGCTGATATTCTTTTTGATCAAGTCATACACGTACGACTCATCGACCTACTTTGAATCCCGTGACTTCATTCGCCAGCTCAAGCAATCCGACGCCAACTGGAACGTCAAAATCCTCAGGAAAAAAATCGGCGTCAGCAACAACCTGTCGCTGGTACCGCCTCCAGCGGCGGCCGATCGATGGCTGCAGTTGGAACAGCTCAATAATTCTGGCCCCCTGGCGGCTCTTTGGGCGTCGAGGCGACAAGGTTATGTGGATGCGGTGAAGAACAAAACTGCACTGGTCGATCAATTCCAGCAACACAACGCCAATCTACGCACCGCCCTCGATGCACTGCCAATTACTGAAGACAACATTCAAACCCTGCTTAAAGAGATGACGTTCGAAAGTCCTGCAGAACGTCAAACCGCGGCCTCCAGTGTTCTTGAGCTGACGTTGACGACGCTGGAATACGCACTTTATGTCACTTCGGACAAGGCCCGGGAAGCGCAGCGCCAACTCAGCGAACTGGAACAATACATCGACCAGTTGCCTACGACCTCTCGCCCCCTTTTCATCACCCTGACCCAGCACGTCAAATCCATTATCGAGGAACAACCCGTCGTCAATGACCTGCTTGACCGCATCAGCGTTATTCCAGTTGCCCAGGAACTGGACAACATCAATGAGCTGTTGAACGAGACCCAACGCAGGACAGCCGCAACGGACCGTCAATATCATAGTTATCTGGCCGTGTGTGCCAGCCTCATGGCGTTTTTCATGATCTATCTGGCCGTGCGGCTGGTTCGCAGCTACGCCGTCATCAACCAGATCAATCACGAACTGCAATCGTCCAATGAGCGGCTTGAGGAGCGAGTACAAGAGCGCACTCGCGAGCTGAAGGAGGCCGAACGCGAACTGATGGACGCCGCACGGATGGCGGGCATGGCCGAGATTGCCACGAACGTGCTGCACAACGTCGGGAATGTGCTCAACAGCGTAAATATTTCAGCGGACCTTGTAACGCGCAAGTTAAGGAGCAGTAAGACCCTGGGCCTCGGAAAAGCAGTAAAAATGATGAATGAACACGCCGACGACCTGGGCCGTTTCATCACCCAGGACGAAAAGGGCCGGTTGTTGCCCCGCTACTTCAATGAACTGGTCGACTCCATCGCTGCCGAACAAACACTGCTGATCGAAGAGCTGGCGCAACTGACCAAAAGCATCGACCACATCAAGGAAATCGTCACCACCCAACAAACCTATGCCGGAGCCGCCAGGCTAATCGAAGAGCTCAATGTCAGTGACCTGTTCGAAGATGCGCTACGCATGAACTCGGGTGCACTGAGCCGGCATCACGTCACCGTTATCAAGGATTACCAGGACATCCCTCCCATACGGGGTGACAAGCACCGGTTGCTGTTGATCCTGATCAACCTCATCAGCAATGCCAAATTCGCGATGTCTCACGTTAGCGGCCACCCGCGGGAAATGACATTGGGCATCCGGACCCTCGATCAAACGACGCTGTGCCTCAGCGTTCAGGATCGCGGCGAAGGCATTGCGCCCGATAACCTGGCACGAATCTTCAACCACGGGTTCACCACCCGCAAGGACGGCCACGGATTCGGCCTGCACAGTTGTGCGTTGGCAGCGGTTGAAATGAATGGGCGGCTCCACGTCCATAGCGACGGGCCGGGGCACGGAGCGCAGTTCACCCTGGAAATTCCGCTGGAACTGGCGCGCCCCTGA
- a CDS encoding crotonase/enoyl-CoA hydratase family protein, translating into MSQYQAFTVELADNIAHVQINRPEKINAMNAAFWSEIIEIFQWIDDTDAVRVVVLSGAGKHFSSGIDLMMLAGVANELGKDVGRNARLLRRKILQLQASFNAVDNCRKPVLAAIQGYCLGGAIDLVSACDMRYAAEDAQFSIKEIDIGMAADVGTLQRLPRIIGDGMLRELAYTGRTFGADEARSIGLVNRVYSDAASLLDGVMGIARDIAAKSPIAVTGTKAMISYMRDHRIDDGLEYVATWNAAMLQSPDLRVAMAAHMSKQKPEFLD; encoded by the coding sequence ATGTCGCAATATCAAGCGTTCACCGTCGAGCTTGCCGACAACATCGCCCATGTGCAGATCAATCGCCCGGAAAAGATCAACGCGATGAACGCCGCGTTCTGGAGCGAGATCATCGAGATTTTCCAGTGGATCGACGACACCGACGCCGTGCGAGTGGTGGTGCTCAGCGGTGCCGGCAAGCATTTTTCCTCCGGCATCGACCTGATGATGCTGGCGGGGGTGGCCAATGAACTGGGCAAGGACGTCGGCCGCAACGCACGCCTGTTGCGGCGCAAGATCCTGCAACTGCAAGCCTCGTTCAATGCCGTGGACAACTGCCGCAAACCCGTGCTCGCCGCGATCCAGGGCTATTGCCTGGGTGGGGCTATCGACCTGGTTTCAGCCTGCGACATGCGCTACGCAGCCGAAGACGCCCAGTTCTCCATCAAGGAAATCGATATCGGCATGGCCGCCGATGTTGGCACATTGCAACGCTTGCCCCGGATCATCGGGGACGGCATGCTGCGTGAACTCGCTTATACGGGGCGCACCTTCGGTGCCGACGAAGCGCGCAGCATCGGCTTGGTCAATCGTGTCTACAGTGATGCCGCCAGCCTGCTCGACGGCGTGATGGGCATCGCCCGGGACATCGCCGCGAAGTCGCCGATTGCCGTGACCGGCACCAAGGCAATGATCAGCTACATGCGCGACCACCGCATCGACGACGGGCTGGAATACGTCGCCACGTGGAACGCCGCCATGCTGCAATCGCCCGACCTGCGCGTGGCCATGGCCGCCCATATGAGCAAACAGAAACCCGAATTTCTGGATTGA
- a CDS encoding polysaccharide deacetylase family protein: MKIFARALALVALATGLSGCIGRPIELTPQTEQNLRAQPPIRFLLTFDDGPSASRFWNPSQAVLDALMDNPVQPGIKAVFFVQTRAPRAGGSDIGRSLMRREQQEGHVLGFHTATYWHTNHRFLNPDELEQSLVNGAADIAAVTGAAPSLVRPPFWSYDRRTFAAYKRHGLHVLLTDLSANDGKVWGITLSPRRRMNLTRQLSEVRERIAAGQLPTVDGVIPVVVTFHDLNRYTARHTREYLQILLDAARATGVRTDARPFYDDRQALERAAMVRTVKNTTQPVHLPGLWDWLWDSDSH, translated from the coding sequence ATGAAAATCTTCGCCAGGGCCCTGGCTCTCGTAGCGCTTGCCACCGGTCTGTCGGGATGTATCGGTCGACCCATCGAACTGACTCCGCAGACCGAGCAAAACCTGCGGGCACAACCGCCGATTCGTTTCTTGCTCACATTCGATGATGGCCCCAGCGCTTCGCGCTTCTGGAATCCTAGCCAGGCGGTCTTGGACGCACTCATGGATAATCCGGTGCAGCCGGGGATCAAGGCGGTCTTCTTTGTTCAAACCCGTGCGCCACGGGCTGGCGGAAGTGATATCGGCCGTTCATTGATGCGCCGTGAGCAGCAAGAAGGCCACGTGCTGGGCTTTCATACGGCGACCTATTGGCACACCAATCACCGGTTCCTGAATCCTGACGAGCTGGAGCAGTCACTGGTCAATGGCGCTGCCGACATCGCGGCGGTCACCGGTGCGGCGCCTAGCCTGGTGAGGCCGCCGTTCTGGAGCTACGACAGACGTACCTTTGCCGCCTACAAGCGCCATGGACTGCACGTATTGCTCACCGACCTGAGCGCCAACGATGGCAAGGTCTGGGGGATCACCCTCAGCCCGCGACGGCGAATGAACCTGACGCGCCAGCTCTCCGAAGTACGCGAGCGCATCGCCGCAGGACAGCTGCCGACGGTTGATGGGGTGATTCCGGTGGTCGTCACCTTCCACGACCTCAACCGCTATACCGCCCGTCACACTCGGGAGTACCTGCAGATCCTGCTCGACGCTGCCCGTGCCACGGGCGTGAGGACCGACGCCAGGCCATTCTATGATGACCGCCAGGCGTTGGAGCGAGCGGCTATGGTTCGCACGGTCAAGAACACCACCCAGCCTGTGCACTTGCCGGGTTTGTGGGATTGGCTGTGGGATTCGGATTCCCACTGA